One stretch of Roseimicrobium sp. ORNL1 DNA includes these proteins:
- the rlmB gene encoding 23S rRNA (guanosine(2251)-2'-O)-methyltransferase RlmB, whose translation MRRHDRPEARANKHSSAVGDVHFYDEGDLEQLIGASPNPLVLILDCVQDPHNFGACLRTADAAGVAVVVVPKDKSSPVTDTVRRVSCGGAENVPIARVTNLARAMDKLKDLGVWLVGTADEASKSIYQLDLKGPVGIVMGAEGEGMRRLTGERCDFLAQIPMNGKVPCLNVSVATGVCLFEAVRQRQ comes from the coding sequence ATGCGCCGCCACGACCGCCCCGAAGCCCGAGCCAACAAGCACTCTTCCGCTGTTGGCGATGTCCATTTCTATGACGAGGGCGATTTGGAACAGTTGATCGGAGCCAGCCCGAATCCGCTCGTGCTGATCCTCGACTGCGTGCAGGATCCCCACAACTTCGGTGCCTGCCTGCGCACGGCGGACGCTGCCGGGGTCGCCGTGGTGGTGGTGCCCAAGGACAAGAGCTCCCCCGTTACCGACACCGTACGCCGCGTATCCTGCGGGGGTGCAGAGAACGTGCCCATCGCCCGCGTGACGAACCTGGCCCGCGCCATGGACAAGCTGAAGGACCTCGGCGTCTGGCTCGTGGGGACCGCGGATGAAGCAAGCAAGTCCATCTACCAGCTCGATTTGAAAGGCCCCGTCGGCATTGTCATGGGAGCCGAAGGCGAGGGCATGCGCCGCCTCACGGGCGAGCGCTGCGATTTCCTGGCCCAAATCCCGATGAACGGGAAGGTGCCGTGCCTGAACGTAAGTGTGGCCACCGGCGTGTGCCTTTTTGAGGCCGTACGTCAACGCCAATAA
- a CDS encoding YiiX/YebB-like N1pC/P60 family cysteine hydrolase, producing MLSGMRFAVFLFLFGVLAAIAAPCDAGDLKKAAPTKSATYQPQEGDILFQSLPHMPIVDAIEGCTKSPFSHCGIVHKNAQDIWVVIEAIGPVRESPLPLWVMQGRDSKFWIRRLKAEYQKEIPAFVKAAKVYQGKPYDIHYRMDDDAIYCSELIYKAYRDATGTGLGSLKRLGDLDWKPWTDVIKSIEGGNVPLEREMITPKSLAEAEELEVVEL from the coding sequence GCCCTGTGATGCGGGCGACCTCAAAAAAGCTGCGCCGACCAAGTCAGCCACCTACCAACCGCAGGAAGGGGACATCCTCTTCCAGTCGCTGCCGCACATGCCGATTGTCGATGCGATTGAGGGCTGCACCAAGTCGCCCTTCTCCCACTGCGGCATTGTGCACAAGAATGCCCAGGACATCTGGGTCGTCATCGAAGCCATCGGTCCCGTGCGTGAGTCACCGCTTCCACTCTGGGTCATGCAGGGACGGGATTCGAAGTTCTGGATCCGTCGCTTGAAGGCCGAGTACCAGAAAGAAATCCCCGCATTCGTCAAAGCGGCCAAGGTCTACCAGGGCAAACCCTACGACATCCACTACCGCATGGATGACGATGCCATCTACTGCAGCGAGCTGATCTACAAGGCGTATCGTGATGCGACGGGAACTGGCCTGGGTTCCCTCAAGCGGCTTGGGGACCTCGATTGGAAACCGTGGACCGATGTCATCAAGTCAATCGAGGGCGGCAATGTTCCACTGGAGCGCGAGATGATCACCCCCAAGTCACTCGCAGAGGCGGAGGAGCTTGAGGTAGTGGAGTTGTAG
- the lpxK gene encoding tetraacyldisaccharide 4'-kinase, with translation MKDRLEELEQWGIEVILHNRRGWKESLARVLVHGLSYVYAGLVRLRLKLYRDRYIHDHHLGIPVISIGNLTVGGTGKTPVAELLARALQKRGRKPAILSRGYKSKRQKRVRIWTKWLARIRGEKLPQNPPRVVSDGERVLLDSHTAGDEPFMLASNLPGVPVVVDKDRVKAGLHAIENFGADILLLDDGLQYLRLKHRLDMVLVDRTSAWGNGYLLPRGTLREPPRHLKRASYIFLTKCDGSDNTAIIKDLRKYNRVAEIIECRHRPMHLENIVTRERIPLERLYGTHIGAVSGIAVPESFENGLRKLGAKVEVFHRFADHHRFTLREIKQFFDRCERRDVEMIVTTEKDFVRFPEIKDLVVPIYFLRVEIEIVNGKEVFDRMVRILCEPREVPKPMYGSELIGRALEE, from the coding sequence ATGAAGGATCGCCTCGAAGAACTGGAGCAGTGGGGCATCGAGGTGATTCTCCACAACCGCCGCGGGTGGAAGGAAAGCCTCGCGCGCGTGCTGGTTCACGGGCTGTCGTATGTCTATGCAGGCCTCGTGCGTCTTCGGTTGAAGCTCTACCGGGATCGCTACATCCACGATCATCACCTCGGCATTCCGGTCATCAGCATCGGGAATCTGACGGTCGGTGGCACCGGCAAGACTCCCGTCGCGGAACTCCTCGCACGCGCCCTGCAGAAACGCGGTCGCAAGCCCGCCATCCTCAGCCGTGGCTACAAGAGCAAGCGGCAGAAACGCGTGCGCATCTGGACGAAATGGCTGGCGCGCATCCGCGGTGAAAAGCTTCCGCAAAATCCGCCTCGCGTGGTGAGCGATGGCGAGCGCGTGCTGCTGGACAGCCACACCGCCGGCGATGAACCCTTCATGCTGGCCAGCAACCTCCCCGGTGTGCCCGTCGTGGTGGACAAGGATCGCGTGAAGGCTGGCCTGCATGCCATCGAGAATTTTGGCGCGGACATCCTGCTGCTGGATGATGGCCTGCAATATCTGCGACTGAAACACCGGCTCGACATGGTGCTGGTGGACCGCACCTCCGCCTGGGGGAACGGCTATCTCCTCCCCCGTGGCACGCTGCGCGAGCCGCCGCGCCACCTCAAGCGCGCGAGCTACATCTTCCTCACAAAGTGCGATGGCTCGGACAACACCGCCATCATCAAGGACCTTCGCAAATACAACCGCGTGGCGGAGATCATCGAGTGCCGGCACCGGCCGATGCACCTGGAGAACATCGTGACACGCGAGCGCATCCCGCTGGAGCGATTGTACGGTACGCACATCGGCGCGGTCAGCGGCATTGCGGTACCGGAGAGCTTCGAAAACGGCCTGCGCAAACTCGGCGCGAAGGTCGAGGTCTTCCACCGCTTCGCGGATCACCACCGGTTCACGCTACGTGAAATCAAACAATTCTTCGACCGCTGCGAGCGCCGTGACGTGGAGATGATCGTCACCACGGAGAAGGACTTTGTGCGTTTCCCCGAGATCAAGGATCTGGTGGTGCCCATCTACTTCCTCCGCGTGGAGATCGAGATCGTGAACGGCAAGGAGGTGTTCGACCGCATGGTGCGCATCCTGTGCGAGCCGCGTGAGGTGCCGAAGCCCATGTACGGCTCCGAGCTGATTGGACGTGCGTTGGAAGAGTAA
- the lpxA gene encoding acyl-ACP--UDP-N-acetylglucosamine O-acyltransferase has protein sequence MPTQIHPTAIVDPGAQIGADVVIGPYCVIGDKVVIGDGSWLQNHVTVMGPSTIGKGNKIYSYASIGQQTQDLKYASEPTYLEVGDDNVFREFCTVNRGTLPGTKTIVGSHNHFLAYSHIAHDCIVGNHVIFSNNGTLAGHVTVEDHVILGGLTAVHQFCRIGKHSITGGCSKVVQDIVPYTIVDGNPARARGVNIVGLQRNGYSEDQIRAVRDAYKVLYRKGLNQTQALEKLREGTATAEVEHLINFISGSQRGIVSAGRSGGD, from the coding sequence ATGCCCACACAGATTCACCCCACCGCCATCGTGGATCCCGGCGCGCAGATCGGCGCGGATGTGGTCATTGGTCCGTACTGCGTCATCGGTGACAAGGTGGTCATCGGTGATGGCTCATGGCTGCAGAATCATGTGACCGTGATGGGCCCCTCTACCATCGGCAAGGGGAACAAGATCTACTCCTACGCCAGCATCGGCCAGCAGACGCAGGACTTGAAGTACGCGAGTGAGCCGACCTACCTCGAAGTGGGCGATGACAATGTCTTCCGCGAGTTCTGCACCGTGAACCGCGGCACCTTGCCCGGCACGAAGACCATCGTGGGCAGCCACAATCATTTCCTGGCCTACAGCCACATCGCCCATGACTGCATCGTGGGAAATCACGTCATTTTCTCCAACAATGGCACCCTCGCGGGCCATGTGACGGTGGAGGACCACGTGATCCTCGGCGGTCTCACGGCCGTGCATCAGTTCTGCCGCATCGGGAAACACTCCATCACGGGTGGCTGCTCGAAGGTGGTGCAGGACATCGTGCCCTACACCATTGTGGATGGCAATCCGGCGCGCGCGCGTGGCGTCAACATCGTGGGCCTGCAGCGCAACGGCTACAGCGAGGATCAAATCCGGGCGGTGCGCGATGCGTACAAGGTGCTCTATCGCAAGGGGCTCAATCAGACGCAGGCGCTGGAGAAGCTGCGTGAGGGTACAGCGACTGCGGAAGTGGAGCATCTCATCAACTTCATCAGTGGAAGCCAGCGAGGCATTGTCAGTGCGGGGCGGAGTGGTGGGGATTGA
- a CDS encoding AMP-binding protein — translation MSTTPAVPKLKDSPILGREHLPSDGVLLIPSQLGYHDVLHLEKIFHGRTLVYLTVQGAALDPRVKSHLHGESVHALEIVPDSTDTSALRKEIQDEVKKGSVVIYVPQLAVTQTAPLSSVPGTRLEFLMEAHVPVLPLYVLHSNDILLAIESRKSEGEAVYAFGPVLRDANVTVAKYQESLMALNEEAFSQNPTLDMSLAYALLKGLKKHGSLKLIDGKDEKESSTLTYDKVLAAAIALSKHVKSVTQKPRVGVILPPGSGAMIANLAVLFAGKVPVNINFSAGRPAVESAIKQADLDHYLTADLFVRKLQTFPWPPNRQLTFIERTLPTLKGKMTTWFLLSKVLPASVLASLLGISTKGGDKEALLLFTSGSSGEPKGVALTHRNLMANVMQFGSRLALKHDDQILGCLPLFHSFGCTVTLWYPIIQGIGLVTYPTPLETKKLAELIGKHKISLFISTPTFLRGYLKGVNPELFTSLKLVVTGAEKLPKAVAEAFEARFGKKVFEGYGLTETSPVSNVNLPDPETAGAVSGSLVMPSYRFGSVGQLIPGLAVKLTDPETDEPVSIHESGMVWFKGPNVFEGYLKNPKKTEEVIKDGWFRTGDIGRMDKDGFLYIEGRLSRFSKVGGEMVPHETVEDALVKALGLETEAVRRIAVVGVPDVEKGEALVLLTTIPGGSVQQEILDLRYKLLDRGMAPLWIPKKMVRVPEIPVLPSGKLDVKGCEKLAKTAGW, via the coding sequence ATGTCCACGACCCCTGCCGTCCCCAAACTGAAAGACAGTCCCATTCTTGGCAGGGAGCATCTGCCGTCTGATGGTGTACTCCTCATCCCCAGCCAGCTTGGCTATCATGATGTGCTGCACCTGGAGAAAATTTTCCACGGGCGCACCCTCGTGTACCTCACCGTTCAGGGTGCCGCGTTGGATCCCCGGGTGAAGAGCCACCTGCACGGCGAGAGCGTGCATGCCCTGGAAATCGTACCGGACTCCACGGACACCAGCGCGCTGCGCAAGGAAATCCAGGATGAGGTGAAGAAGGGCAGCGTGGTGATCTACGTGCCCCAGCTGGCGGTCACCCAGACCGCGCCCCTCTCCTCCGTGCCCGGCACGCGTCTTGAATTTCTGATGGAGGCCCATGTGCCGGTGCTGCCGCTGTACGTGCTCCACTCCAACGATATCCTGCTGGCGATTGAATCCCGCAAATCCGAAGGGGAAGCCGTATATGCCTTTGGCCCGGTGTTGCGCGATGCCAATGTCACGGTCGCGAAGTATCAGGAATCCCTGATGGCGCTCAATGAGGAGGCCTTCTCACAGAATCCCACGCTGGACATGAGCCTGGCGTATGCCCTTCTCAAGGGCCTGAAAAAGCACGGCTCGCTCAAGCTGATCGACGGCAAGGATGAGAAGGAAAGCTCCACTCTCACCTACGACAAGGTCCTCGCCGCAGCCATCGCGCTGAGCAAGCACGTGAAGTCGGTGACGCAGAAGCCGCGCGTAGGCGTCATCCTGCCTCCCGGCTCCGGCGCCATGATCGCGAATCTCGCGGTGCTCTTCGCCGGCAAGGTGCCGGTGAACATCAACTTCAGCGCGGGTCGCCCGGCGGTGGAGAGCGCCATCAAGCAGGCGGATCTGGATCACTACCTCACGGCGGATCTCTTTGTCCGGAAGCTGCAGACCTTCCCCTGGCCTCCGAATCGCCAGCTCACGTTCATCGAACGCACGCTGCCGACCTTGAAGGGCAAGATGACCACCTGGTTCCTCCTTTCCAAGGTGCTTCCCGCGAGCGTGCTGGCATCCCTGTTGGGCATTTCCACCAAAGGTGGTGACAAGGAAGCGCTGCTGCTCTTCACCAGCGGAAGCAGTGGTGAGCCCAAGGGCGTGGCTCTCACGCACCGCAACCTCATGGCGAATGTCATGCAGTTCGGCTCGCGTCTCGCGCTCAAGCACGATGACCAGATCCTCGGCTGCCTGCCTCTCTTCCACAGCTTCGGTTGCACCGTTACGCTGTGGTATCCCATCATCCAGGGAATTGGACTGGTGACCTACCCGACACCGCTTGAGACGAAGAAGCTCGCGGAACTCATCGGCAAGCACAAGATCTCGCTCTTCATCTCCACGCCGACCTTCCTGCGAGGCTACCTCAAGGGCGTGAATCCCGAGCTCTTCACGTCACTCAAGCTCGTGGTCACTGGAGCGGAAAAGCTGCCCAAGGCCGTCGCGGAAGCGTTCGAAGCCCGCTTTGGCAAAAAGGTCTTCGAAGGTTATGGCCTGACGGAAACGTCGCCGGTAAGCAATGTGAACCTGCCGGATCCCGAGACTGCCGGCGCGGTGTCCGGCTCCCTCGTGATGCCCAGCTATCGCTTCGGTTCCGTGGGCCAGCTCATTCCGGGACTCGCGGTGAAGCTGACGGATCCGGAGACCGATGAACCGGTAAGCATCCACGAAAGTGGCATGGTCTGGTTCAAGGGACCGAACGTGTTCGAGGGTTACCTCAAGAACCCGAAGAAGACCGAAGAAGTCATCAAGGACGGCTGGTTCCGCACCGGCGACATCGGCCGCATGGACAAGGATGGATTCCTCTACATCGAAGGCCGCCTCAGCCGCTTCTCCAAGGTGGGTGGCGAAATGGTGCCGCACGAGACCGTGGAAGATGCGCTGGTGAAAGCACTCGGTTTGGAAACCGAAGCCGTCCGCCGCATTGCCGTTGTGGGTGTGCCGGATGTGGAAAAGGGCGAAGCGCTCGTGCTGCTCACCACCATCCCCGGTGGCAGCGTGCAGCAGGAGATTCTCGACCTGCGCTACAAGCTCCTCGACCGTGGCATGGCTCCGCTGTGGATTCCCAAGAAGATGGTCCGCGTGCCGGAGATCCCCGTACTGCCCAGCGGCAAGCTGGACGTGAAGGGCTGCGAGAAACTGGCGAAGACGGCGGGCTGGTGA
- the thrB gene encoding homoserine kinase produces MPQSVTISVPATSANLGPGYDCLGLALSVYNQTTVTILEGDRPHVEPHHPMVEAIAALFFQQPDVEEAPFPFAWSIQGDVPQSRGLGSSVTVRLGILMGLNELCGRPLNKERLFTLCAEAEGHPDNVAPAVFGGFAVASKEQHFRFPVDERLKAVILIPEYEVQTAHARTALPESVPHGDAARNTAHACTLVAAFATGEYERMGADLEDFLHQPYRRHLVPGLFEIVHAGVTAGAIGGYLSGSGSAVACLTTSGDPDAIASAMLQELAKTGANGRTIIVAADNTGAKPIPGTA; encoded by the coding sequence GTGCCCCAATCCGTCACCATTTCCGTTCCAGCCACTTCCGCCAATCTGGGTCCCGGCTACGATTGTCTTGGCCTGGCCCTCTCCGTCTACAACCAGACCACCGTCACGATTCTGGAAGGCGACCGCCCGCACGTCGAGCCGCACCACCCCATGGTGGAGGCCATCGCCGCCCTCTTCTTCCAGCAGCCGGATGTGGAGGAGGCACCCTTCCCCTTCGCCTGGAGCATCCAGGGAGATGTCCCCCAGTCCCGCGGATTGGGCAGCAGCGTGACGGTCCGCCTCGGTATCCTCATGGGGCTGAACGAACTCTGCGGCAGGCCCCTGAACAAGGAACGTCTCTTTACGCTCTGCGCGGAAGCGGAGGGCCACCCAGACAATGTGGCTCCTGCCGTCTTCGGTGGATTCGCCGTGGCCAGCAAGGAACAGCATTTCCGCTTTCCCGTGGATGAGCGCCTGAAGGCCGTGATCCTCATCCCGGAGTATGAGGTGCAAACCGCCCATGCCCGCACCGCCCTGCCAGAGAGCGTGCCCCACGGAGATGCCGCGCGGAACACGGCGCACGCCTGCACCCTGGTCGCGGCATTCGCCACTGGGGAGTATGAGCGCATGGGCGCGGACCTGGAGGACTTTCTGCATCAGCCCTACCGCCGCCACCTCGTGCCCGGTTTGTTTGAAATCGTCCATGCCGGAGTGACTGCGGGAGCCATCGGTGGCTACCTCAGCGGCTCGGGTTCCGCCGTGGCGTGCCTCACGACTTCAGGTGACCCGGATGCCATCGCTTCCGCCATGCTTCAGGAGCTGGCCAAGACCGGCGCAAACGGCCGCACCATCATTGTGGCCGCGGACAACACAGGTGCGAAACCTATTCCAGGCACCGCTTGA
- a CDS encoding SUMF1/EgtB/PvdO family nonheme iron enzyme, giving the protein MNDISGSSLVVLYVDPNPEVRTQRVAALTRQGVTVLEADDAEAGVIVAQTLKRLDVLVSEGYLREGGYTGFDLRDAVRQKFPELRTIFTSRYEMAGYEQYFDGCPLMLEPVNESELISEIVGVCEVVQAPSAVPSVPSAPVAVAVAVAATADDSSVQKAILVDEDEENKPHSLPPNTALGNYTITEDLYAERDSETYLAIQRGVNRKVVLVLLRPDQTDQPGALDAFHERERVKASIAHPRIAPLYEALAVDGRHFYTRELPNGRSIEELQESGTKFKEKQLVEIIANVAEAMGHATGRGHHYRMLSPRDVFVDDEGQASIVNVFRPPGSKPRDFQADTKKLLIMLRGLADGPRARHQIDDLVRESHTWEGLTNRAKELQEEFHERSLLKRADTKEAHDIKAAHERTSVPIWVLGLSAVVVVGLVTGIVLRNRNTPPPPPKPLQSEMVAIPAGEFVYQKDAQKRVNNAFWIDKYEVTIGQYAEFLDALAKDPAKAKQYDHPDQPAAKKDHLPDKWTDYLGAARTAGYFNNQPVNINCPITNVDWWDAWAYAKWRGHRLPTEEEWERAGRGRDGRLHPWGNDAKPKAANLGSDYDPKGKGGATDGYNFWAPEDKMPEDVSEDGVIGLAGNVEEWTATQANHPDYPDLPVPVVRGGNFALNRPENELTLRIFADSPENATIARGFRTVSDTPPPAAATAAGAAP; this is encoded by the coding sequence GTGAACGACATTTCCGGCTCCTCACTCGTGGTGCTGTATGTGGACCCGAACCCGGAGGTCCGCACCCAGCGCGTCGCCGCTCTCACGCGCCAGGGCGTGACCGTGCTGGAGGCGGACGATGCCGAGGCCGGCGTGATCGTGGCCCAGACCCTGAAACGCCTCGATGTCCTGGTGAGCGAGGGATACCTCAGGGAGGGCGGTTACACCGGCTTTGATCTGCGTGACGCGGTACGGCAGAAGTTTCCAGAGCTGCGCACGATCTTCACCAGCCGGTATGAGATGGCCGGCTACGAGCAATACTTTGACGGATGCCCGCTCATGCTGGAGCCGGTGAATGAGTCCGAACTCATCAGCGAAATCGTGGGCGTTTGTGAAGTGGTGCAGGCGCCGTCGGCAGTTCCATCAGTCCCCTCGGCACCGGTCGCGGTGGCCGTGGCAGTAGCGGCCACCGCTGACGATTCCTCCGTGCAGAAGGCCATCCTGGTGGACGAGGATGAGGAGAACAAACCTCACTCCCTGCCACCCAATACCGCGCTCGGGAACTACACCATCACCGAAGATCTCTACGCGGAACGTGATTCGGAGACCTATCTGGCCATCCAGCGGGGAGTGAATCGCAAGGTGGTGCTGGTGCTGCTGCGCCCTGACCAGACAGACCAGCCCGGAGCGCTCGATGCCTTCCACGAACGCGAGCGCGTGAAAGCCTCCATTGCCCATCCACGAATCGCCCCGCTCTATGAGGCGCTTGCAGTGGATGGACGCCATTTTTACACGCGTGAATTGCCCAACGGACGCTCCATCGAGGAACTCCAGGAATCGGGGACAAAGTTCAAGGAAAAGCAGCTTGTCGAAATCATTGCCAATGTTGCGGAAGCGATGGGGCACGCCACCGGACGTGGCCACCATTACCGTATGCTCAGTCCTCGCGACGTGTTCGTGGATGACGAAGGCCAGGCCAGCATCGTGAACGTCTTCCGTCCTCCTGGCAGCAAGCCGCGCGATTTCCAGGCGGACACAAAGAAGCTCCTGATCATGCTGCGAGGGCTGGCGGATGGCCCGCGCGCCCGTCACCAGATTGATGATCTTGTGCGCGAATCCCACACGTGGGAAGGCCTGACCAATCGCGCCAAGGAATTGCAGGAAGAATTTCATGAGCGCAGCCTCCTGAAAAGGGCAGACACCAAGGAGGCTCATGACATCAAGGCCGCGCATGAGCGGACCAGCGTGCCCATCTGGGTGCTTGGCCTCTCTGCGGTAGTCGTGGTGGGCCTGGTGACCGGCATCGTGCTGCGCAACCGGAACACACCACCGCCGCCGCCCAAGCCGCTGCAGTCGGAGATGGTGGCCATTCCCGCCGGGGAGTTTGTGTACCAGAAGGATGCGCAGAAGCGCGTCAACAACGCCTTCTGGATCGACAAGTACGAAGTCACCATTGGCCAGTACGCGGAGTTCCTGGATGCCCTCGCCAAGGATCCTGCGAAAGCCAAACAGTACGACCATCCCGACCAACCCGCGGCGAAGAAGGATCACCTGCCCGACAAGTGGACCGACTACCTCGGCGCGGCGCGCACGGCGGGCTACTTCAACAACCAGCCGGTCAACATCAACTGCCCCATCACGAACGTCGACTGGTGGGATGCCTGGGCCTACGCGAAGTGGCGCGGTCACCGGCTGCCCACCGAGGAGGAATGGGAACGCGCCGGACGCGGCAGGGATGGCCGTCTTCATCCCTGGGGAAATGACGCCAAGCCAAAGGCGGCCAATCTGGGAAGCGACTACGACCCCAAGGGGAAAGGCGGCGCCACGGATGGCTACAACTTCTGGGCTCCCGAAGACAAGATGCCTGAGGACGTGAGCGAAGATGGTGTGATCGGCCTTGCCGGGAATGTGGAGGAGTGGACCGCTACGCAGGCAAATCACCCCGACTACCCTGACCTCCCGGTACCGGTGGTGCGCGGGGGGAATTTCGCCCTGAACCGGCCTGAGAATGAACTGACCCTCCGAATCTTTGCGGATTCCCCGGAAAATGCTACCATCGCCCGCGGATTCCGCACGGTGAGCGATACGCCACCCCCTGCCGCTGCCACTGCTGCCGGGGCCGCGCCCTGA
- a CDS encoding bifunctional UDP-3-O-[3-hydroxymyristoyl] N-acetylglucosamine deacetylase/3-hydroxyacyl-ACP dehydratase, giving the protein MSDRQHTLAKPASIEGTSLHTGEKVTLTLQPAPENFGFKFRRMDIEDKPLIDASIDKVQKVERATTIADGGVNVHTVEHVLSALIGMGVDNAIIEMDAQEPPIVDGSSLPFVQLIKQAGIAEQSERRRVFEVREPIHIESRDGSLLTVVPDKKFRISCTNVGPQGRATQFYSTEITPDIYEKEIAPARTFTFYEDIAHLMEKGLIKGGTLESAIVIRGETAWTKHPLRFAEEFVRHKILDIVGDLSLLGRRILGHVIAVRPGHGPNAELTRALSKSYNEMRAMVPVPFNLPSGDAVLDVNEVMRILPHRYPFLLVDRIIGFEGENKCTGVKNVTINEPFFQGHFPGHPVMPGVLQLEAMAQVASILLLRTPGNQGKIGYFMSADNVKWRRPVMPGDTLLIEAELLKVKRSVGQARGRCVVNGQVVSEADLMFSLLDR; this is encoded by the coding sequence ATGTCCGACCGCCAGCATACGCTCGCCAAACCAGCCTCCATTGAAGGCACCTCTCTACATACCGGTGAGAAGGTCACCCTGACCCTCCAGCCCGCGCCGGAGAACTTTGGCTTCAAGTTCCGCCGCATGGACATTGAAGACAAGCCGCTCATCGACGCGAGCATCGACAAGGTGCAGAAGGTGGAGCGTGCTACCACGATTGCCGATGGCGGCGTGAACGTGCACACGGTGGAGCACGTGCTCAGTGCGCTCATCGGCATGGGCGTGGACAATGCCATCATCGAGATGGATGCCCAGGAGCCGCCGATTGTGGATGGCAGCTCGCTTCCCTTTGTGCAGCTTATCAAGCAGGCAGGCATTGCCGAGCAGTCTGAGCGCCGCCGCGTGTTTGAGGTGCGCGAGCCCATCCACATCGAGTCACGCGATGGCTCGCTGCTCACCGTGGTGCCGGACAAGAAATTCCGCATCTCCTGCACGAACGTGGGTCCTCAGGGACGCGCCACCCAGTTCTACTCCACGGAGATCACCCCGGACATCTACGAGAAGGAAATCGCGCCTGCGCGCACCTTCACCTTCTACGAAGACATCGCCCACCTCATGGAGAAGGGGCTCATCAAAGGCGGCACGCTGGAGAGCGCGATTGTCATCCGTGGCGAGACGGCCTGGACCAAGCACCCGCTGCGCTTCGCGGAGGAGTTCGTGCGGCACAAGATTCTCGACATCGTGGGCGACCTGAGCCTGCTGGGCCGCCGTATCCTCGGCCACGTGATCGCGGTGCGTCCCGGACATGGTCCGAATGCCGAACTCACCCGCGCACTGAGCAAGTCCTACAATGAGATGCGTGCCATGGTGCCGGTGCCATTCAATCTTCCCTCCGGCGACGCGGTGCTGGATGTGAATGAGGTGATGCGCATCCTGCCGCATCGTTACCCCTTCCTGCTCGTGGATCGAATCATTGGCTTCGAAGGCGAGAACAAGTGCACGGGCGTGAAGAACGTCACCATCAACGAACCCTTCTTCCAGGGTCACTTCCCTGGCCATCCCGTGATGCCGGGTGTGCTGCAGCTTGAGGCCATGGCCCAGGTCGCTTCCATCCTCCTGCTCCGCACGCCGGGAAATCAAGGCAAGATCGGCTACTTCATGAGTGCGGACAATGTGAAGTGGCGCCGCCCGGTGATGCCCGGTGACACCCTCTTGATTGAAGCAGAACTCCTCAAGGTGAAGCGTTCCGTCGGTCAGGCTCGCGGGCGTTGTGTCGTCAACGGACAGGTCGTCAGCGAGGCTGACCTGATGTTCAGCCTTTTGGATCGCTAG
- the rph gene encoding ribonuclease PH, with amino-acid sequence MARFDNRAPDQLREIRFQPDIAPHATGSVLVSFGKTQVICAATIQDEVPRWMKVQGVPGGWLTAEYSMLPYSTLDRKDRDISKGKLDGRSQEIQRLIGRSLRAAVDLEKLGPRTLWIDCDVLQADGGTRTASITGACVAASMAFNRLLQKGVLTQQPLKKKVAAISVGIFRNQALLDLCYEEDRDAEVDCNLVMTEDGQFVEIQGSGEESTFSEAQLNAMLGLGKKGILEICKLQEEAIRAVEPKGATPPPSGAMSNLADAFKRL; translated from the coding sequence ATGGCACGTTTCGACAACCGCGCTCCCGATCAGCTTCGCGAAATCCGCTTCCAGCCCGACATTGCCCCGCACGCCACAGGCTCGGTGCTGGTCTCCTTTGGCAAGACCCAGGTGATTTGCGCAGCGACAATCCAGGATGAAGTGCCGCGCTGGATGAAGGTGCAGGGCGTGCCCGGGGGCTGGCTCACGGCGGAGTACTCCATGCTGCCGTACTCCACGCTCGACCGGAAGGACCGCGACATCAGCAAGGGCAAGCTCGACGGCCGCAGCCAGGAAATCCAGCGCCTCATCGGCCGCAGCCTGCGCGCCGCGGTGGATCTCGAAAAGCTCGGACCCCGCACCCTGTGGATCGACTGCGACGTGCTCCAGGCCGATGGCGGCACGCGCACGGCCAGCATCACGGGCGCCTGTGTGGCTGCCTCCATGGCCTTCAACCGCCTGCTGCAAAAGGGCGTGCTCACCCAGCAACCGCTCAAGAAGAAGGTGGCCGCGATCAGCGTGGGCATTTTCCGCAACCAGGCTCTGCTCGACCTCTGCTATGAGGAAGACCGCGATGCTGAGGTGGACTGCAATCTCGTCATGACCGAGGACGGCCAGTTCGTGGAAATTCAGGGCAGCGGTGAGGAATCGACGTTCAGCGAAGCCCAGCTCAACGCGATGCTTGGTCTCGGCAAGAAGGGCATCCTCGAGATCTGCAAACTGCAGGAGGAAGCCATTCGTGCCGTGGAGCCGAAGGGCGCCACGCCCCCTCCTTCGGGCGCCATGTCGAATCTTGCGGATGCTTTCAAACGCCTCTGA